Proteins encoded together in one Cicer arietinum cultivar CDC Frontier isolate Library 1 chromosome 4, Cicar.CDCFrontier_v2.0, whole genome shotgun sequence window:
- the LOC101490467 gene encoding TPD1 protein homolog 1B-like, whose product METTFRSLISIILLTLAVKESYGCSLNNITIGTTRSGREIKDMPEWNVVVINNCNCTQSSLVLSCVGFKTLEPVDPSIFLVRNNTCLLIKGNPLPAFGTVNFSYVWYPPFIMRPTSSVIGPCK is encoded by the exons ATGGAAACAACATTCAGGTCTCTTATTTCTATCATCTTACTTACTCTTGCCGTCAAAG AATCCTATGGATGTTCCTTGAACAACATCACTATCGGCACAACAAGAAGTGGGAGAGAAATAAAAGACATGCCTGAGTGGAACGTGGTTGTGATTAACAACTGTAACTGCACACAAAGCAGTTTAGTGTTGTCTTGTGTAGGATTCAAAACTCTAGAACCTGTTGACCCTTCAATATTTTTGGTCAGAAATAATACTTGCCTCCTTATCAAGGGAAATCCGTTGCCGGCTTTTGGTACCGTTAATTTTTCTTATGTTTGGTATCCTCCCTTTATTATGAGGCCTACAAGCTCTGTCATAGGACCTTGTAAGTAA